Proteins from a genomic interval of Papaver somniferum cultivar HN1 chromosome 4, ASM357369v1, whole genome shotgun sequence:
- the LOC113275730 gene encoding F-box/kelch-repeat protein At5g15710-like, protein MGFEVIDRIGVVNESRTEEIGSTIVKQEVSVEEQLTSMSIHGSRNTSPSSRAGSRNTSPSSRAGSRNTSPSRQKAVKTKPRGFDEETVATFGKFIHPDIQMEDNIWAMLPEDLLNEILARVPPFMIFRLRSVCKRWNSILQDNSFLKLYSQLPSHGPCLLTFSKSPQTLQCSIFSLPLKTWYKIPFTFLPQWAFWLVGSSGGLVCFSGSDGVTFKTLVCNPLTQAWRTLPIMHYNQQRQLILVADRTDRSFKVIATSDIYGDKTLPTEVYDSKLNSWSVHQIMPAVNLCSSKMAFCDSRLYLETLSPLGLMMYRLDTGYWEQLAAKFPRSLLDGYLVAGTQKRLFLVGRIGLYSTLQSMRIWELDHSKILWVEISRMPPKYFRALLRLSAERFECFGQDNLICFTSWNQGKGLLYDVGKKVWSWIAGCALQSYNSQVCFYEPRFDVSIH, encoded by the coding sequence ATGGggtttgaggtgattgatagaaTTGGGGTAGTAAATGAATCAAGAACTGAAGAAATAGGGTCTACAATTGTGAAACAAGAAGTTTCTGTTGAAGAACAACTAACATCTATGAGTATACACGGGTCAAGAAATACAAGTCCTTCCAGTAGAGCTGGGTCGAGGAATACTAGTCCGTCGAGCCGAGCTGGATCGAGAAATACTAGTCCTTCAAGGCAAAAGGCTGTGAAGACAAAGCCTCGAGGGTTCGATGAGGAGACTGTTGCAACATTTGGTAAATTTATTCATCCTGATATCCAAATGGAAGATAATATATGGGCGATGTTACCTGAAGATTTGTTGAATGAGATTTTAGCTAGAGTACCTCCTTTTATGATTTTTCGGCTGCGTTCTGTGTGTAAAAGGTGGAATTCAATACTTCAAGATAATAGTTTCCTTAAGTTATATTCTCAATTGCCTTCCCATGGACCTTGTCTTCTCACATTTTCAAAAAGCCCTCAAACATTGCAGTGTTCAATATTCAGCTTGCCACTGAAAACATGGTACAAAATACCGTTTACATTCTTACCACAATGGGCGTTTTGGTTAGTTGGTTCTTCAGGAGGTCTTGTTTGTTTCTCGGGATCAGATGGGGTTACTTTCAAAACTTTGGTTTGTAACCCGCTTACTCAAGCTTGGAGGACACTTCCTATTATGCATTATAATCAGCAAAGACAGTTAATTTTGGTTGCTGATCGGACAGATAGGTCTTTCAAAGTCATAGCTACTAGTGATATTTATGGTGACAAGACGTTGCCCACTGAGGTTTATGATTCGAAACTTAATTCTTGGTCTGTTCATCAGATAATGCCTGCTGTAAATCTTTGCTCATCGAAGATGGCGTTTTGTGACTCCAGGCTGTATCTTGAGACCCTTTCGCCACTTGGGTTGATGATGTATAGGCTGGATACTGGTTATTGGGAACAACTTGCAGCTAAATTTCCCCGTTCTTTGTTGGATGGTTATTTGGTTGCAGGGACACAAAAACGTTTGTTCCTAGTGGGGCGTATTGGTCTTTATAGCACACTTCAGAGTATGCGAATTTGGGAATTGGACCATTCAAAGATTCTTTGGGTAGAGATAAGTAGGATGCCACCTAAGTATTTCAGGGCATTACTGAGGTTATcagcagagagatttgaatgttTCGGGCAAGATAATTTGATCTGTTTTACTTCTTGGAATCAAGGTAAGGGTCTATTATATGACGTCGGTAAGAAAGTGTGGTCATGGATTGCTGGCTGTGCTCTCCAGTCTTACAACAGCCAAGTATGTTTCTATGAGCCAAGATTTGATGTTTCCATTCATTGA